The nucleotide sequence CGACGACGGCCCGGCCATCCATGGGACGCGCATCGGGCTCCTTTGCAAGCAATCCCATGACGAATTCTTCGATGGAAAGCGGCACGTCGGGGCGGAGATCACGAAGCCGTGCAGGTTCGGCAAAAAGAACTTTGGCCAAGACCGCCTGAATGCCCTCGCCGGGAAATGCAGGCACTCCAGCAATACATTGGTACAGCAAACATCCCAGGGCAAACACGTCGGCGCGCGCATCGACCGTCACCTCGCTCCGAATTTGCTCGGGAGCCATGAATCCAGGCGTGCCAATGAGCGTACCGACGGACGTGATACGACTTCGCGAGCTCAATTTTGCAATGCCAAAATCGACTATCTTGGCGTTTTCGGGACGATTTTCAATGAGAAATACATTGGCAGGTTTCAAGTCGCGGTGAACGATTCCTCGAGCATGTGCAGCTCCGAGCGCTTCGGCAATACGCCTGCCGAGCGCCAATGTGGCGCCAATCGACATGCGACCGCGGAGCAATATCTGCTCCAAATCTTCTCCGTCGAGCCATTCCATGACGAGGTAGCGGGCGCCGTACGACAAAAAACCGCGATCGAGCAAACGCACGATTCCCGGATGCTCGAGCGCCTCGAGTGCCGCAATTTCGCGTTCGAATCGGTCTTCGTCGCCCGCGTAACCTTCGAGCAAAATTTTGATCGCCACGCGTTCCGACGTGCGTTTGTCGCGGCCGCGATACACCTCGGCCATGCCTCCCACACCCGCAAGCTGCAAAATCTCGTAGCGATCACCGACTGTCGTACCCGGCCTCATGCGCCTGCCCCCGCGCAGCCTATCGATGACAATTGCTCAGTGTAAAGGAGGCTGGCACGAAAATGCACGCGCGTCAGTCATCGACCACGCCAAGCAATGCGCGAAGCACGTCGGCTTGTACGCCGAGCGCACCATCACCCGTCTCGCGCGACAACCGAGCAAGCGAATCGGCTTGCATCGCGACGATGGGACGAAGCCCGCCGAGATGATCGGTGCGGCTGCCCTGGAAAATACGCCCCAAGCGACGAACCATCGAAAGCGCCGATGCGTACGCGATGACGTCACCATGGCGCGCGCGAGCGATGCGTTCGACATCGTCGTCGTAACGTCCCAAAATGGTGCTGTTTGCGGCAAACCACGCGCCCGTCGCAGCGTCGCGATAACGCGCCGTGACCGTGAACTCGAGCGGCTCGCCCGGCACCCACACCGGCATCACCACGCGCGCCACTTCAGTCCGCGCTTCCCCTGCGTACAAGTCGCCAAGCGCCAAACGGTCATGATCGAGCGACAACGCAGTGAAGCCCCCGGACACTTCGAGCACCCGCACCGGCGCGGGCACCGAACTGAACGTGAGCTCCACGTCTTCGAGCACGACGTCTCCCGGCGGAGGAACGAGCTTCTCGAGCAATTCGTCACGTTTGTCCACGGATGTTCCGACAAACCCTTCGTGCTCAAACGGAACCAGGTGCGCCGGTCCGAGCGAGCTCGTCATACCTAGTGCCGATACGCGGACGGAGGATCGTTTGAGCGACGCGATTTCCGACGCAAGACGAAGCTCCCCGCGAGCAACGCCGATGCCATCGGTCAAGACGATCACCTGCCTCGCAGCAGCAACGGGAGCACTGTCGGATGCATATCCCGTGAGGAACCTTCGCGCGAGAGCAAGGGCTTTCGGAAGATCGCGGCTGCCTCGTTCCTTGGAGCTCGAGGGACGTCCGACGACGCGCGCGATGGCGCCATCGAGGAGCGTGTGATCCGAACCAGGGAGTGGAGGAACGACGAGGCGAGCGCCTTGGGCATCGATGACGACGATGCGATCGAGCGCGCCGAGGTTGTCGAGCACGGTGCGCGCGTGATGCACGGTTTCGCTGGTGTATCCGTCGATGACGAGCGCGATGCGCCGAGGCTCGCGCACCGACGCGTGAGCATGTGGAAACGCGTCACGAGGCGCGATGACGTCGATGCGCACGAGCACTTCGCCGCCCCAGCTCGGGATGAGCACGTCACTCGAACGAATGACGACGGCAAGGCCCGGACCGGAGATGGCTACGGGCTTCGACGTGGCTCGCCAAACGCCATCCTTTGGAAGGAGAAACCCGGTTGCGGGCGTCCACGGTTCGTACGGGCTGCGTCGAACGTTGGGTTTGGGTACTTCGGCGGCATCGATGAATTCGACGCCGTTTGCCGTGAGAACCGATGCTCCACGACGCCCTCCGGCGGGCGTGAAAACGACTTGTCCATCGCGCGTGAGCGCAGGGCGCGAGCACGCTTCGACACCAGCGGCGAGCGCGAAAAGTGCACTCGCCTGGGCGACAGCACGGATCGTCCGACGCAGGCTCGCCATGGCAACGAAGAGGATACGCTAAGTTTGGAGGAAATCCGCTTCGAGCTGGGCGATGACGCGAGGCGCTGCTCGTGTAACGGTGTGGGCGCATGAGCTCGCGGCAAAATTTTCGTATAGGCGTGGACGAAAACGGACTCGGCCCACGTCTCGGACCGATGCTCGTTACGGCCGTGATGGCGCGCGTGACGGAAGATGGCGCAGCCGTCGTGGAGCGAAAGCCGCGAGGAGGCCTGGCGCAGCGTCTAGGCGACTCGAAGGCGATGGTGGCATACGGCGACGTTGCGCTGGCCGAAGCGTGGGCGCGAGCGCTTGCGGCGCGGGGTGCGGGCAGGCCGGGTTTTTCCTACGGAACGGTGGACGATCTGGTGCATGCGATCGCGTTCGAGGAGCGAGATGCGCTTCGCGCGCGGTGTCCGGATCACGTCGCAGGACAATGTTGGAACACAAACGCTGAGGGGTTTTCCGCGACGAACGAGTTGGTCGTGACGATCGGGAAGGACCTGGACAAACTCGCGAGCAAAGGAGTGGAGGTCGTTGCGGTGCGGTCGTCGATCGTGTGTACGAAGCGGCTGAACGAGGGGCTCGATGCGGGCAAGAGCCGATTCACGATGGATTTGCACGCGATGGAGGAGCTCATCGTTTCACTTCAAGCGATGGCGGGTGAGGAGGTGGAGGCGATTTGCGGGAAGGTGGGAGGGTTTGGCAAGTACAGCGGCGCGTTCGGGCCGCTTGGCGGGCGGATGCACGCGATCTTGCAGGAAACGCGGCCGAAGAGCGTGTATCGGTTTCCGGGGCTCGGGGACATCGCGTTCGTGCAGGATGGGGATGCGACGGATCTGCTCGTGTCGCTCGCGTCGATGGTGGGCAAATGGATGCGCGAGGTGCTGATGGAGCGGATCGTGCGGCACTATCAGGGGATGGTGCCGGGATTGGCGGGGGCGAGCGGGTATCACGATCCGGTGACGGGGAAGTTTGTCGAGGCCACACAATTGGTGCGGCGGGACAAACGCGTACCGAACGATTGTTTCGAGCGACGTGGGAAGGGGTGAGCGCGCCGAACCGTTGCACTCGCGCACCACGCTGATATAGTCACGAGTATAGTCATGGCTACGAGTGTCCACCTGCCGCAAGCGCTGCTCGATGCTCTCGATCGGCGTGCCAAGTATCTACGAATCAGCCGGAATCGGTTGATCGTGCAAGCGCTCGAACGAGAACTACGGGCAACCGATGAATGGTCACCGGGATTCTTTGAACGTCTCGAAGAAACGGACGCTGCAACCGCCGCAGCCGTTGAAGAGATGCTCGATGCGGTGCTGAGAGCAAGGCGATCGAAAAAACCGAGGCGCCTATGAAATACGTCCTGGATACGAACGCCGTGTCAGCATTGATGAAAGGCGACGCAACCGTGATTGGACGATTGCGCCGCGTAAGCAAAGGCGCTGTGGCAATTCCTCAGCCGGTCATCGCTGAACTTGCATACGGAATCGAGCGCCTTCCTCGCTCGAAGCGTCGTCAGGCGCTGCAAGAACGACTCGATTGGATCCTCAAGGAACTCGCACGCACACTCTGGACTGACGCGGTGAGCGAAAAGTTTGGCGTTGTGAAGGCGACGCTCGAACGCCGAGGAGAACGCATCGAGGATCTTGATGCAGCGATCGCTGCACACGCGCTCGCTGAAGACGCAGTGCTCGTGACGGCCAATGTGCGACACCTAGCCAGGGTGCCTGGATTGAAAGTTGAAGATTGGAGCTAACCAATCATTTGTTCGCCAACGGTGCCGCTGGCGAACATGCCGCACGGAAGAGGAAAACAGAGGACATGAACTTGCCTTACGAAGCGCCTCGGCGACGCGAAGCCGGGGTGGTGGCGCGCGGCAACGTTGCGCTTGTCGAATCGCGGGCACGAGCGTGGGACGGGCTGGCCGGGTCCTGACTTTGGAATCGTGGCCGATTTAGTGCATGCGATCGCGTTCAAGGATCGCGGGACGCTGCGTGCGCGATGTCCAGATCATGTCGAAACACAATGTTGGAGCACCAACGAAGGAAACTTCGCCGCGACGGATGAGTTGGCGAGACGATCGGCAAGGACCTGGACAAACTCGCGAGCATAGGGGTATCACGCACCGGTGACGGCAAAGTTTGTCGAGGCAACGCAGCTCGTGCGGAATGGAAGCGGGTACTGGACGATTGTTTCGAGCGGTGGGGGAAGAGTTGAGCGCGGTGGCCGCAGAAGTTTTGAGTGAAGAACCGCCTGTACTAGATGCTAGCTGCAGCGAATGCCCCTCAGCCCCAAACCCGCTTGATTGCGTGCTTGATGTCAGTACATACGGGTCCCATTGCCGCCTTGATGTTTTTATCCGATCGATCGGCAAATGTCGCCGGCGTAACCCCAGAGATCCGTAGGCAAATCAATTTCTTTGTCTCGACAATAGACAATAAACGTTCGGTCTCGGCCGAGTGCTCCCATAAAAAGGCCCAATTCGAACAAAACGTTGTCGCGCGGCGAGTTCTTCTTGTTCTTCCGGGTGAAGGTCATGTCATCCGGAGTCAAAACGAGCACCGCAAAATCGAATTGATCTCGAGCGTCGAGAAGGGATTCGAGCGTGCCCTTAGATAGTCCAAAAACTCCTTGATGCCAGATTGTAGGTTCTGCAAGGTAATCGAGCCCGGCCTGAATCTGTTCCGCGTAATCGAGCCCCTCAACCGACGAGCCAATGAATATCCGAGGCTTGCGCTGCGGTTGGCGGTTTTGACTGCCGTCCGCAGAATCGGGCGCCGAACCATTCAGAGGTCGAACCATCATCAGGGAGGCGAGAATAGGAGGCAATCTTCGTCTGTGGGTCGTCCAGGCATATTGTCCTCGGTGGCGAATTGGCAAACCTAACAGCGGAGTAGATGCCACACCGAACAAGCAGTCAAGAGGCACATGTCACGACCGGTTCGCCCATACGAAAGCGGAAAAACAGGGTGCATGAGCGTGAATATAGTTTGACTACAAATCATTTCGTTTGTGAACAAACGACACGCGTACATGACAATCTTCAGCCGTTATCATGAATCATCGTGCTCACACCTCGAACAACCCTGCATCCACGAGAATCCCTCGTTCGACGACGCGAAGGGAGTCGTTGAGTCGCAGTAGCTTCACAGTCACTCTTCCGATCCCGCTCAGCCCATGCACATGCGCTTGCAGAAGAGCGAAGTGCTCGCACCAAAAATGCTTTCGCGGATGAAAGAGCGGTTCGAGTCGCCTGGTATGCGGATCGATCGACGCGATGTCGCTGCCTTTGTGCTGGTTGCAAAGTACGCACGCTAGAGCGAGGTTTTCCCCATCTGTCGCTCCCCCGTGCTTTTGCGCGATGATGTGATCGACTTCGTGGGGAAAGAACGTGACTGCCTCGGGCATGAGGCAGTATTCGCAACGCCCATTCGCCCGTTCGTGAACGGCGCGGCGCAATGCCACCGGGATGTGAACCAGGCTCACGCGCTCTTCTGCTTCGCCGCCGCCCTCGCCTTCGCGATACGAACCAAATGCTCGAGGTACGCAAGCCTCTGCCACTCGACTTCTTCTTCATGAGACAGGCCGCCAGCACGTCGCTTCTCGAGCAGCTCGCTCACGCGCAGGGACAACGCAGCCGATGGACGCAGCGCCAATACTTCCTCGGGCGTCGGAAGACGAGCCAGAAGCTCCAAAACCTCGGCTGCTCCTGCGTACTCCGCAGGAGATTCCGCGGTAAGTGCCCGAAGCCCCAAATCAAGAATGCGAGGCAACCGATCCGCAAGGAGGCGCAAACGCTCGGCAAGTTCGTCCGGAACATCCAGAATTACCGATGACATGGGGACAAACTCCTTCCTCGGCTCGTAACACTGTACCCATGACCTACCGCTTGCGCGGCGAATCGGCAAGCTAGGTCATGCAGGCAGAGCAGTACGCCAGTTTTTTCACTGCTTGGAAGATGTGGATGAGGAGTGACGCGAAATGAATACGTCGTTTGCCCACCTTCCATTCCGTTGGTGGACAAACGATCCGTCCGCCGCTCCTCACCGATTCACGATGTGAACCGCCGCGCCGAGCGAGTGCGCCGCCGCCTCCATGAACGCTTCGCCGAGCGTCGGATGCGGGTGAATCGTCAGCGCGATGTCCTCGGCAAACGCCGCCATCTCGAGCGCCAATGCGCCTTCGCTGATCATCGTGCTCGCCTCGGGACCAACGATGTGAACACCAAGCACCTGCTTCGTGTTCTTGTCCGTCACCACCTTGACGAACCCGTCGGTCTCCATCATCGCCATCGCCTTGCCAAGCGCCGCGAACGGGAACTTGCCCACCTTCACCTCGATGCCCTTCGCCTTCGCCTCTTCCTCGGTCAAACCCGCTGTGGCGATCTCGGGATCGGTGAAGATGGCGCCAGGAATGCACGCCCAGTCCTTGGCGGCATGATGGCCCGCAATGACTTCTGCAATGATTTCGCCCTCTTTCGATGCCTTGTGCGCGAGCATCGGAGGCCCCGACAAGTCACCAATCGAGTAGATGTTCGGAATGTTCGTCCGACCAAACTGATCCGCCGGGACGAACCCTCGTTTGTCCACGTGCACACCGACAGACTCGAGGCCCAAGTTGCGCGAGTTCGGACGCATGCCCACCGCGACGAGCACCACGTCGGTCGGGATCGTCTCGATCTTGCCCTCGATGTCGATCTTCACCGCGAGCGATCCGTCCGGTTGACGCTCGTATCCCGCAGCTTTCGCGTTCTTGTAGATCTTTCCGCCGCGCTTCGTGATCTTGCGCTCGACCACCTTGACGCAGTCCGGATCGACGCCGTTCAAGAGGTTCGGGAGCGCTTCGACGACCACGAGCTCCGCGCCGAAGGCCTGATAGACCATGCCGAGCTCGAGGCCGATGACGCCGCCGCCAATGACGAGGAGTCGCTTGGGAACGTTGCGCAAGCTGACCGCCTCTTTGGCGCCGATGATCTGCTTGCCGTCGAACTTGAAGGTCGGGATCTCGATGGTGCTCGAACCCGTCGCCAGCACGATGTTCTTGGCTTCGATCTGTTCGACCGTGCCATCGGCCTTCGTGACGTCGACGCGGTTTTTCCCGACGAGCACCGCCGAACCGGCGAGAAGATCCGCGCCGTTCGACTTGAGCAGACCACGCACGCCGCCGGTCAGCTTCTTGACGATGCCTTCTTTCCAGTCCTGCATCGCGTTGCAGTCGTGCTCGACCGAGCCGACCTTGATGCCCATCGTTGCAAAGGACGAGTGCGCTTTTTCGTACGAATGCGCTGCCGCGATGAGGGCTTTCGACGGAATGCAGCCCCAATTCAGGCACACGCCGCCGACTTCTTCCTTCTCGATGCAAACAGTCTTTACGCCGAGCTGTCCGAGCCGAATCGCACAGACGTAGCCGCCAGGGCCGCCACCAATGACGATTGCGTCGTAGGTCTTCATCGATCCTCGGTGCAGGAGGGGAAAGGCGGCCCGAGCGTGGACCGGCGGCCCTCCAACGCGCGCGGATTACCATGACCGTGAGAAGCAGGCGGGAAAAAACGTCACGACCCGCGAAGGACCGGAGAAATGACTAATGCCCGCTCGTCTGCGGCGGGTGAGCCAACACCTCGGCCCGCTGTTCGGCGAGATGCCACGGAAGCTCGGCATATACGTCGTCGAAAAGGCTTTCGCGCGGGGGCGGCCCAAGCTGCTCGACTTCCTGAACGGCCGCGCTGATTTCCGCCATGAGGCCTTCTTCGAGCGCCGCGTCCTGCGCATCGTCGAGCAGCCCACGATGAAGCAGATGCCGTCGCAAGCGCCCGATCGGATCGCGCTGCGCCCACGTGTCGACCTCGTTCTGCGAGCGGTAACGCGTGGGATCGTCGCTCGATGAATGCGCGCCCATGCGATACGTGAGCGCCTCGATGAACGTTGGTCCATGCCCGTCGCGCGCGCGCTGAATGGCGTCTCGCATCACACGGTAGACGGCGAGCACGTCGTTGCCATCGACCCGCATGCTGGGAACGCCGTACGCTCGCCCTTTGATGGCGAACGTGGCCGATGCGGTTTGCCTTTGCGCGGGCACGCTGATGGCCCAGTGGTTGTTTTGACAAACCAGGACGCACGGCACCTTGAAGACGCCCGCAAAGTTCAGCGCATTGTGGAAGTCCGGCTCGCTCGTACCGCCATCTCCGACAAACCCCACGGTGATCGTTCGATCGCGTCGCATCTTCGCCGCCCACGCAGCTCCGACGGCGTGAGGCATCTGCGTCGCCATGCAGCTCGACCAAGCCACTTGATTGACGGCCCGGCCGCTCATGTGCGACGGCATCTGGCGGCCTTTCAGAACATCACCGGCGTTGCCGAAATACTGCGCGATGTAGCTACGCAGCGCGAAGCCTCGCACGAGCATGATCGCGCTCTCGCGCAGCGCGGGAAAAACCCAATCGGACGGATCGAGCAAGAGACCCGTGGCGATTGGCGTGGCCTCTTGGCCGCGGCATTCCCCAGCGAAATGAATGCGCCCCTGACGCTGCAGAAGCATCATGCGCGTGTCGATGAGACGCACACGTTTCATCTCGCGATACGCACGCAACAGAACGTCTGCGGGCATGCCGGGATCGGTTTCGGGATCCGCACTGCCATCGTCTCGAAGGACGCGAAGCAGGCCCAAGTCGCTGGAGTCGCCGGACGCGAGCGGCGAAGACGCATGGCTGTCGTGCATGGGCGGAACCTAGCGCGAAAAGGGGCGTATGTGCAGCGGGATCGGCGTTACAGCGCGCACACGCCGTAGTTCGGCGAGACGCCGTTGCACGTTTGACCCTGGGGACACCCACCTTCGCCAGGGGCTTTCGATTGCCAATCTGCGAGCGAACAACTGTAGCGACAAACCTTGTTCGAACAGATTTGGTTTGCACCGCAATCATTCAAGAAGTCGCAAGGTCCTCCCTCGGGCGAGGGCGAATCGGAGGTCGGGGCGCACAAGGAAAGTTCCTGGGCGGGATCCCCGAGACGGCATTGCTGATTTTCCGGACAATCATTACCGAAGAGCGTGCAGGTCTTCGAGAAGTTGCACGCCCAAACGGTTTTTCCTCCAATGTTGATGTTGACGTTGCATTGGGCGCTGCCACAAAACGCTTGAGCCTGGCTCTGGCAACAGATGGGCGCGCAGACGTAGAACACGCAAAGAAGGCCCGCCGAACATTCCTTGGTGTCGGCGCAGCTCGCGCCAACTCCTTTGACGCCCGTTTCGTAGACGCACTGCGTGCCCGTGCCAGCCGGCACGCACATTTCACCTTCGCCTTTGCAATCCTGCTTCAAGAGGTGGCAATTCGTTTCGTCGAGCGTCGTGTGGTCCTCGCATTCGACGGGCGCACCGCTCGAACTGCTGGAGGAAGTCATGCCCCCTGCGCCGGCTCCAGCCGCGCCGCCCGCACCAGCGGCGCCAGCGTCACCACCGCTTCCAGCGGCGGGCGGAGATCCACCGGAGCCATCGTCGCCGCCAAAAAGCGAGCAGCTGCCGACGAACGAGATACACAAGACAAACCCGCCCACCGAGGCGGTGACGAACACAGGAGCAGATCGAAGCAAGCGCATTGGCAAACGGTAACACGCCCCGGGATTCGGGCGGGACGAATGAAAAAGCCGCGACGAGCATGGCCCGCCGCGGCTTTCGTCAGGTCAGCAGGAACGGATCGATCAGACGCCGCCCATACCGGCCATGCCGCCGCCAGCACCGCCAGCGCCGCCCATGCCGCCGCCGCACCGCCAGCGCCGCCAGCGCCGCCAGCGCCGCCAGCGCCGCCCATGCCACCGGCTCCGCCAGCACCACCGGCACCGCCCATGCCGCCAGCGCCGCCCATGGGTTCGAGCGTGCCGAGCGGGTACTTGGTATCGATGCAGTAGGGGCCGTGGATGGTATTGGTGCAGGTCGTGCCCGTACCGCAATCCATTTGGCCGTTGGGGCACGGATCTTCGCCGACGCAATAGCCGACCGGTCCACCCATCAGGAGCCCGCGGCACCAAAGGTCGGGGGCGCCGCATTCATCATGCGCCGTGCAGCCACCGCCACAGAAACCGACGTCGCCAGC is from Polyangiaceae bacterium and encodes:
- a CDS encoding VWA domain-containing protein translates to MASLRRTIRAVAQASALFALAAGVEACSRPALTRDGQVVFTPAGGRRGASVLTANGVEFIDAAEVPKPNVRRSPYEPWTPATGFLLPKDGVWRATSKPVAISGPGLAVVIRSSDVLIPSWGGEVLVRIDVIAPRDAFPHAHASVREPRRIALVIDGYTSETVHHARTVLDNLGALDRIVVIDAQGARLVVPPLPGSDHTLLDGAIARVVGRPSSSKERGSRDLPKALALARRFLTGYASDSAPVAAARQVIVLTDGIGVARGELRLASEIASLKRSSVRVSALGMTSSLGPAHLVPFEHEGFVGTSVDKRDELLEKLVPPPGDVVLEDVELTFSSVPAPVRVLEVSGGFTALSLDHDRLALGDLYAGEARTEVARVVMPVWVPGEPLEFTVTARYRDAATGAWFAANSTILGRYDDDVERIARARHGDVIAYASALSMVRRLGRIFQGSRTDHLGGLRPIVAMQADSLARLSRETGDGALGVQADVLRALLGVVDD
- a CDS encoding ribbon-helix-helix protein, CopG family; protein product: MATSVHLPQALLDALDRRAKYLRISRNRLIVQALERELRATDEWSPGFFERLEETDAATAAAVEEMLDAVLRARRSKKPRRL
- a CDS encoding PIN domain-containing protein translates to MKYVLDTNAVSALMKGDATVIGRLRRVSKGAVAIPQPVIAELAYGIERLPRSKRRQALQERLDWILKELARTLWTDAVSEKFGVVKATLERRGERIEDLDAAIAAHALAEDAVLVTANVRHLARVPGLKVEDWS
- a CDS encoding nucleotide-binding protein is translated as MMVRPLNGSAPDSADGSQNRQPQRKPRIFIGSSVEGLDYAEQIQAGLDYLAEPTIWHQGVFGLSKGTLESLLDARDQFDFAVLVLTPDDMTFTRKNKKNSPRDNVLFELGLFMGALGRDRTFIVYCRDKEIDLPTDLWGYAGDICRSIG
- a CDS encoding HNH endonuclease, yielding MSLVHIPVALRRAVHERANGRCEYCLMPEAVTFFPHEVDHIIAQKHGGATDGENLALACVLCNQHKGSDIASIDPHTRRLEPLFHPRKHFWCEHFALLQAHVHGLSGIGRVTVKLLRLNDSLRVVERGILVDAGLFEV
- the lpdA gene encoding dihydrolipoyl dehydrogenase, producing MKTYDAIVIGGGPGGYVCAIRLGQLGVKTVCIEKEEVGGVCLNWGCIPSKALIAAAHSYEKAHSSFATMGIKVGSVEHDCNAMQDWKEGIVKKLTGGVRGLLKSNGADLLAGSAVLVGKNRVDVTKADGTVEQIEAKNIVLATGSSTIEIPTFKFDGKQIIGAKEAVSLRNVPKRLLVIGGGVIGLELGMVYQAFGAELVVVEALPNLLNGVDPDCVKVVERKITKRGGKIYKNAKAAGYERQPDGSLAVKIDIEGKIETIPTDVVLVAVGMRPNSRNLGLESVGVHVDKRGFVPADQFGRTNIPNIYSIGDLSGPPMLAHKASKEGEIIAEVIAGHHAAKDWACIPGAIFTDPEIATAGLTEEEAKAKGIEVKVGKFPFAALGKAMAMMETDGFVKVVTDKNTKQVLGVHIVGPEASTMISEGALALEMAAFAEDIALTIHPHPTLGEAFMEAAAHSLGAAVHIVNR
- a CDS encoding thiamine pyrophosphate-dependent dehydrogenase E1 component subunit alpha, whose translation is MHDSHASSPLASGDSSDLGLLRVLRDDGSADPETDPGMPADVLLRAYREMKRVRLIDTRMMLLQRQGRIHFAGECRGQEATPIATGLLLDPSDWVFPALRESAIMLVRGFALRSYIAQYFGNAGDVLKGRQMPSHMSGRAVNQVAWSSCMATQMPHAVGAAWAAKMRRDRTITVGFVGDGGTSEPDFHNALNFAGVFKVPCVLVCQNNHWAISVPAQRQTASATFAIKGRAYGVPSMRVDGNDVLAVYRVMRDAIQRARDGHGPTFIEALTYRMGAHSSSDDPTRYRSQNEVDTWAQRDPIGRLRRHLLHRGLLDDAQDAALEEGLMAEISAAVQEVEQLGPPPRESLFDDVYAELPWHLAEQRAEVLAHPPQTSGH